Proteins co-encoded in one Kutzneria chonburiensis genomic window:
- a CDS encoding alpha/beta fold hydrolase, translating to MDEVFPLEDGVGLNVVRSGAPDAPVTVVLAHGYALDHRSWHRVIPELAHDQLQVVAYDHRGHGQSGPATAETATIEQLGDDLAELIERGVDSERVIVVGHSMGGMATMALVERHPRLFSQRVSGLAFLSTAVGRRGETSLAWPQAVGKLVEELEKVFGPVVRHIRGRIEPAKAAGLKWWLFGDDADEDDAALTAEMVAEHWPATVALFRPAFDRYDREAALTVAARVPVVAAVGERDRLCPSSNAQALVKAVGSGDAVVLPGAGHMVPLERPDEVVRLVRGLVGSS from the coding sequence ATGGATGAAGTCTTCCCGCTGGAAGACGGAGTCGGGCTGAACGTGGTTCGGTCCGGTGCTCCGGACGCACCGGTGACCGTGGTGCTGGCGCACGGTTACGCGTTGGATCACCGCAGTTGGCATCGGGTGATCCCGGAGTTGGCGCATGACCAGTTGCAGGTCGTGGCCTATGACCATCGTGGGCACGGGCAGTCGGGTCCGGCGACGGCGGAGACCGCCACGATCGAGCAGCTGGGTGATGACCTGGCCGAGTTGATCGAGCGGGGTGTGGACTCCGAGCGGGTGATCGTGGTCGGCCATTCGATGGGTGGCATGGCGACGATGGCGCTGGTGGAGCGGCATCCGCGGTTGTTCTCGCAGCGGGTGTCGGGCTTGGCGTTCCTGTCGACGGCCGTGGGCCGCCGTGGTGAGACGTCGCTGGCGTGGCCGCAGGCCGTCGGCAAGCTCGTGGAGGAGTTGGAGAAGGTTTTCGGGCCGGTGGTGCGGCATATCCGGGGTCGGATCGAGCCGGCCAAGGCCGCCGGGTTGAAGTGGTGGCTGTTCGGTGACGACGCGGATGAGGATGACGCGGCGTTGACCGCGGAGATGGTGGCGGAGCACTGGCCGGCGACGGTGGCGTTGTTCCGTCCGGCCTTCGACCGGTATGACCGGGAGGCGGCGTTGACGGTGGCGGCGCGGGTGCCGGTGGTGGCCGCGGTGGGTGAGCGGGACCGGTTGTGTCCGTCGTCGAATGCGCAGGCGTTGGTGAAGGCGGTGGGGTCCGGGGACGCGGTTGTGCTGCCGGGCGCCGGGCACATGGTGCCGTTGGAGCGTCCTGACGAGGTGGTGCGGTTGGTGCGTGGGTTGGTCGGTTCTAGCTGA
- a CDS encoding DUF5703 family protein, whose product MTAATNEVVDGDWEYRGLRLPPAVSRRTAATQLAIHAEFAGWELSRVLLYGDGTRKVWLRRKRRADSLAPGPIS is encoded by the coding sequence ATGACAGCAGCCACGAACGAGGTGGTCGACGGCGACTGGGAATACCGCGGCCTGCGACTGCCGCCCGCGGTCTCCCGCCGCACCGCCGCCACCCAACTCGCCATCCACGCCGAATTCGCCGGCTGGGAACTGTCCCGCGTCCTGCTCTACGGCGACGGCACCCGCAAGGTCTGGCTCCGCCGCAAACGCCGCGCCGACAGCCTCGCCCCCGGCCCCATCAGCTAG